In a single window of the Salmo trutta chromosome 21, fSalTru1.1, whole genome shotgun sequence genome:
- the LOC115156416 gene encoding C-C motif chemokine 20-like: protein MAQIRAPVIVLLVLLAVGLFTTEVSAAKRGFPTGCCTRYSQGRIDIGLIRGFSVQRVTDECNIDAIIFHTVRGRFPCVDPTKSWVIKAVRMLRERAEGLNKKRS, encoded by the exons ATGGCCCAGATCAGAGCCCCTGTTATTGTGCTGCTCGTGCTCCTGGCTGTGGGGCTGTTCACTACTGAGGTTTCTGCTGCTAAACGAG GTTTTCCTACAGGCTGTTGTACACGTTACTCCCAGGGTAGGATAGACATTGGTCTCATCCGTGGCTTTTCCGTACAGAGAGTGACTGACGAGTGCAACATTGATGCTATCAT TTTCCACACTGTCAGAGGGAGATTCCCTTGTGTGGATCCCACCAAGAGCTGGGTTATAAAAGCTGTTCGCATGCTGAG ggagagagcGGAAGGATTGAACAAGAAAAGGTCATAG